The following proteins are encoded in a genomic region of Oryza brachyantha chromosome 11, ObraRS2, whole genome shotgun sequence:
- the LOC102705299 gene encoding 50S ribosomal protein L4, translating into MRALLRAASVLRRAAAPALGASSGGRRGALLPSKNLPAVCFNGYSTLLAPANEVLIPQELLSSKTVWTPDRELGQYEDLVSRVTNFHNEDKGFMVLDGDVFDVPIRKDIVHRVVRWQLAKRQQGTHSTKTISEVSGTGRKPYNQKGTGRARHGTLRGPQFRGGATMHGPKPRSHAIKLQKKVRRLGLKIALSARTAEGKLLVFEDLEVPSHKTKNIVQYIRQMEDTKKVLLVDGGDIDTKLKLATQNLHYVNVLPSIGLNVYSILQHDTLVMTRDAINRIVERMHTPISR; encoded by the exons ATGCGGGCACTCCTGCGCGCCGCGTCGGTGctccgccgcgcggcggcACCGGCCCTGGGAGCCAGCTCAGGCGGCAGACGGGGCGCGTTGCTTCCCAGCAAG AATTTGCCAGCGGTCTGTTTCAATGGGTATTCCACTCTCTTGGCTCCAGCAAATGAAGTGCTCATTCCACAAGAACTTCTATCCAGCAAGACTGTTTGGACTCCAGATCGAGAGCTGG GGCAGTATGAAGACCTAGTATCTCGAGTGACAAACTTCCATAACGAGGACAAGGGCTTCATGGTTTTAgatggtgatgtttttgatgtCCCCATCAGGAAGGATATTGTTCACAGAGTAGTAAGGTGGCAACTTGCTAAAAGGCAGCAG GGGACACACTCAACTAAAACTATCAGTGAAGTGAGCGGCACAGGAAGAAAACCTTACAACCAAAAAGGAACTGGCAGAGCACGACATGGTACACTGCGTGGCCCTCAG TTTCGGGGTGGTGCAACCATGCATGGGCCTAAACCACGAAGCCATGCGATTAAGTTGCAGAAGAAAGTACGGCGTCTGGGACTTAAGATAGCCTTATCTGCTCGAACTGCCGAGGGAAAG CTATTGGTATTCGAGGACCTTGAAGTTCCTAGCCACAAGACGAAAAACATTGTGCAGTATATTAGGCAGATGGAAGACACGAAGAAGGTCTTGTTGGTTGATGGAGGTGACATTGATACGAAACTAAAACTGGCTACCCAAAATCTTCACTATGTGAATGTTCTTCCATCCATC GGCTTAAATGTTTACAGCATCCTTCAGCACGATACTCTTGTAATGACTCGAGATGCTATCAATAGAATTGTTGAGCGGATGCACACCCCCATCAGCCGCTAG